TTTCTTGCAGGCAAAGCCTATGAACCTGAGGACATATCCGCAGAAATTTTGAAACAGGTTGTGCGAAACGCAGATGATTACCAGGCACAACAAGGTCAGAAAAACCAGATCACTAGTGCGGTGATCACCGTTCCGGCCTACTTCAACGACAAGCAGCGCCATGCTACGCGAGAAGCTGCCTCCAGGGCCGGAATCATTCCCTTAGAGCTATTACCAGAACCTACGGCTGCTGCTATTTCCTATGGCTTTAAACCTGATGGCACAGATGCCAAAACAATTCTGGTGTATGACTTTGGTGGGGGTACCTTTGATGCCTCAATTATTGCGACTACCGGCAATCAGTTCATTGAACTCGGCAAGGCGGGGGATCTGTGGCTAGGGGGTGATGATGTTGATCATTTACTGGTTCAGCATGTCAAACAGCTAATTGCTCAGGAGGAGGAGTTGGATAACGTGGATGCCCTCATTGCCAAGATGCCTCACTACCAGCGCATTCGCTTTAATTCGGATTTAAGAAAGGCGGTTGAACGGGCCAAGATCGATCTGAGTCGAGCAGAAGTAGCCCGTGTGATTCCGGCAACGCCACTCCTGGACGATATGGGGTTAGCTATTCCCGTCAATGTGGAAATTACGCGACAGGCTTTTGAACAACTCCTGACCCCCTTAGTCGATCGCACGATCGAAGTTTGCCATAGTGCAATTCGCTTTTCTGAGTACACCATCGATCTTATTGATGCGGTTTTGCTCGTGGGTGGATCCTCGCAAATTCCCCTAGTGCAACGTAAAGTTCAGGTTGCCTTTGGTACCCATAAAGTTAAAGTTGCCGTGCATCCCCGCCCCATGACCGCAGTGGCAGAAGGTGCAGCGATCGTTGCAGCGGGATTGATCGAAAAAGTGGGTACTGTTTCACGGGATTACTTTATCGAACTGGTTGGCGGCGATCCCCAGTTTAAAATTATTGCCCAGGGAGATGTTTTACCCATCAAAACGGCCCACACCTTCAAAACCATTGCCGATGGACAACGGTTGATTCACTTCAAGTTTTCTAACTACGATGAAGTTCACCAAAGGAGTGAGCCAGTGGGACAAATGTGGCTGGGATTGGACAAATACTATCCCAAGGGAACGGAAGTTTTAGTGGCACTGGAGCTTGACGAACAGATCGGAGATTTGTGCATTACAGCCGTCCTCAAAAACGATCCGGCGATTCGCGTTAGTAGTTCTTTTTCTAGAGGGAAAGCAGACGAGAAAATTTATGATGAGCTTGTCCAGGTCATTGCAGACATTAACCAGCGTGGACTTAACCCTCAATATATGGAGGAAGTATCTCAGCAAATTGTCCCCATAGTTTTCACTACCAATCAAATTCTTGATCCCAAAACGGGCAGAGAGAAAGCAGACATCCGCAGACG
Above is a window of Prochlorothrix hollandica PCC 9006 = CALU 1027 DNA encoding:
- a CDS encoding Hsp70 family protein encodes the protein MGKVVGIDLGTTNSVAAFKFANIEVVIADGNAPPDRQLTRSMVAVNQGALVVGEMAYNQIGSDPENVIVSIKRLMGRGFNDPTLQDQQSRFSYKITAAEHGTENSLSVFLAGKAYEPEDISAEILKQVVRNADDYQAQQGQKNQITSAVITVPAYFNDKQRHATREAASRAGIIPLELLPEPTAAAISYGFKPDGTDAKTILVYDFGGGTFDASIIATTGNQFIELGKAGDLWLGGDDVDHLLVQHVKQLIAQEEELDNVDALIAKMPHYQRIRFNSDLRKAVERAKIDLSRAEVARVIPATPLLDDMGLAIPVNVEITRQAFEQLLTPLVDRTIEVCHSAIRFSEYTIDLIDAVLLVGGSSQIPLVQRKVQVAFGTHKVKVAVHPRPMTAVAEGAAIVAAGLIEKVGTVSRDYFIELVGGDPQFKIIAQGDVLPIKTAHTFKTIADGQRLIHFKFSNYDEVHQRSEPVGQMWLGLDKYYPKGTEVLVALELDEQIGDLCITAVLKNDPAIRVSSSFSRGKADEKIYDELVQVIADINQRGLNPQYMEEVSQQIVPIVFTTNQILDPKTGREKADIRRRAERELTELKVSFSEERNDAKFFVDTFDFLLKTCDFLIEPSQKNRLQLLREKLQSALDRNDLSAIDAYTEDANREMKNLPDLVQIVYMCRLAISQAHSQNPTQARAMAEKLARMLSAMERGDGTEGERLWRELQPDILHWIDQDLPTASIATGISR